In Sulfurisphaera javensis, a single genomic region encodes these proteins:
- the sixA gene encoding phosphohistidine phosphatase SixA → MITFLIVRHGEAEPKIEGIDDKDRKLVKKGVKQMKRIANFLDEMGYKINNVISSPYVRAYQSAEAILDKLKVDDIKIETYDDLIPDKDPSSFAEKIKEFQDDTIILLVGHEPYLSNLIKLLTGASVELKKGGLAIIDYDLKEGKGTLKMLLTQKVLKLI, encoded by the coding sequence ATGATAACGTTTTTAATAGTTAGACATGGGGAAGCTGAGCCTAAGATTGAAGGAATTGATGATAAAGATAGGAAACTTGTTAAGAAAGGAGTCAAACAAATGAAAAGAATTGCAAATTTTTTAGACGAAATGGGTTATAAAATAAATAACGTAATCTCAAGTCCTTATGTAAGGGCTTATCAATCTGCTGAAGCAATTTTAGACAAATTAAAAGTTGATGACATTAAAATAGAGACTTACGATGATCTAATCCCAGATAAAGATCCGTCATCTTTTGCTGAAAAAATTAAAGAATTCCAAGATGATACAATTATTCTTCTAGTTGGTCATGAGCCTTATTTATCAAATTTAATTAAGCTCTTAACTGGAGCAAGTGTAGAGTTAAAAAAGGGAGGATTAGCTATTATAGATTACGATTTGAAGGAAGGAAAAGGAACTTTAAAAATGCTTTTAACCCAAAAGGTGTTGAAGTTGATTTAA
- a CDS encoding MFS transporter, translating into MRNIIGSFLSTLAEWYSFFLFSQLSFVIFPFYIFILGFIFRFLGGIIFGYLGDRINRKIALIIINLLISIFSLLLFFFLNTFTLISYRVIQGLTLGGEWGGASTILLEAYAKSKMRGFILSLIQLTVPLAIILSSISILVDWKISLLVISAISLISIPLISESMTVSEKTNFPLLDAIKEDWDGILKAIGIKVSESAIFYLFTSYVFYLGYKVTGIVIIATSLQLFLIPFFGYLSDIIGRKRVEYIGLSFLIFSLPFFPNFLGEVFMSISDSALYAPQSSIFTEIFKKKYRYTASSISYQLASLIGGTIPSILLYSLKANLFLVILPFLLVSFISLLIISETKSIYPR; encoded by the coding sequence ATGAGGAATATAATTGGTAGTTTTTTATCAACTTTGGCTGAGTGGTATTCATTTTTCCTCTTTTCACAGCTATCATTTGTAATTTTTCCCTTCTACATTTTTATTTTAGGATTTATCTTTAGATTTCTGGGAGGAATTATATTTGGATATTTAGGTGATAGAATAAATAGAAAAATCGCTTTAATTATTATAAATCTACTGATAAGTATTTTCTCGCTTCTCTTATTTTTCTTCTTAAATACTTTTACTCTTATCTCGTACAGAGTAATTCAAGGATTAACATTAGGTGGAGAATGGGGAGGAGCTTCAACAATTTTGTTAGAGGCTTATGCAAAAAGTAAAATGAGAGGTTTTATCCTTAGCTTAATTCAGTTAACTGTTCCTTTGGCAATTATCCTATCTTCAATCTCTATTTTAGTAGATTGGAAAATCTCACTGCTCGTAATTTCTGCAATTTCACTGATTTCAATACCGCTAATTAGTGAAAGTATGACAGTAAGTGAGAAAACTAACTTTCCCTTACTCGACGCAATAAAAGAGGATTGGGATGGGATACTGAAGGCTATAGGAATAAAGGTTAGTGAAAGTGCAATTTTTTATCTTTTTACATCTTATGTTTTTTACTTAGGCTATAAAGTAACTGGAATTGTAATAATAGCTACATCACTTCAACTCTTTCTCATTCCATTCTTTGGCTATTTAAGTGACATAATAGGAAGAAAGAGAGTAGAGTATATTGGTCTTTCCTTCCTCATTTTCTCTCTACCATTTTTCCCTAATTTTTTAGGAGAAGTATTTATGAGTATTTCAGATTCAGCACTTTATGCTCCTCAATCGTCAATATTTACTGAAATATTTAAGAAGAAATATAGGTATACGGCCTCAAGCATTTCATATCAATTAGCAAGTTTAATTGGTGGAACTATTCCCTCGATCCTTCTTTATTCTTTAAAAGCTAATCTCTTTCTTGTAATTTTACCTTTCCTTCTTGTAAGCTTTATTTCCCTTCTCATAATTTCAGAAACTAAAAGCATATATCCTCGTTAA
- a CDS encoding nitric oxide response protein has protein sequence MKLPFVLMLSGIVLLFLGGIPGVLEFMSMQGFPLNPTYNLFPAHWFIMIYGFFGALIGNEILVALSVEWRGEQADDRIILAFLVTTILGSVSFIFNRSIGLLFALISMFILLMYSKEYLGYSKIGLKPMTYNYLLFFSIMISTAILAIQIGLGYVIPYLNLVYPASLIIAVMNRDIALVTGVRVSRSWENVLAFILLILGMSFYPHGWEFLILSWILSFHASGLYKFKGRKYPIIHLFTAWLYLLLASIFVGNYDVCIHAIAVGFLFNTVFGVDVVLMDMFINAFGKRLVAKPSYIPFAILNFGLIMRILYDFGISLSFFILSAPLQGIGIISFFVLTLRQIIKVRVR, from the coding sequence ATGAAATTGCCATTTGTGTTAATGCTTTCTGGCATAGTTTTACTTTTCCTTGGGGGTATTCCGGGAGTTCTTGAATTTATGAGTATGCAAGGATTTCCATTAAATCCTACTTATAATTTATTCCCAGCGCATTGGTTTATAATGATTTACGGTTTCTTTGGCGCTTTGATAGGAAATGAAATATTAGTTGCTTTAAGCGTTGAGTGGAGAGGTGAACAAGCTGACGATAGGATTATATTAGCATTTCTGGTAACTACCATTCTTGGCTCAGTATCCTTTATATTTAATAGAAGTATAGGATTGTTATTTGCCTTAATTTCTATGTTTATTTTACTTATGTATTCAAAGGAATACCTAGGGTATTCTAAGATAGGACTTAAACCAATGACTTACAATTATCTACTATTCTTCTCTATAATGATTTCTACTGCAATTTTGGCAATTCAAATTGGATTAGGTTATGTAATACCTTATTTAAACTTAGTTTACCCAGCTAGTTTGATTATTGCAGTAATGAATAGAGATATTGCTTTAGTAACTGGAGTGAGAGTTTCAAGAAGTTGGGAAAATGTGCTAGCTTTTATCTTGTTAATTTTGGGAATGAGCTTTTACCCTCATGGCTGGGAATTCTTAATTCTTTCATGGATTTTATCATTTCATGCTTCGGGTCTTTACAAATTTAAAGGAAGAAAATATCCTATTATTCACCTCTTCACAGCTTGGCTTTACTTACTATTAGCTTCAATTTTTGTAGGAAATTATGATGTGTGTATTCATGCTATTGCAGTTGGTTTTCTCTTTAATACAGTATTTGGAGTGGATGTGGTATTGATGGATATGTTTATCAATGCTTTCGGTAAAAGACTTGTAGCAAAACCCTCCTACATCCCTTTCGCCATCTTAAACTTTGGTTTAATTATGAGGATCCTTTATGATTTTGGAATTTCCCTTTCATTTTTTATTTTATCAGCCCCTCTTCAAGGGATTGGTATAATTTCGTTTTTTGTCTTAACTTTAAGGCAAATTATTAAGGTGAGAGTAAGATGA
- a CDS encoding methyltransferase domain-containing protein, producing MSSLFDSINAYNIRPFKRMGITVDEELYYGKFVSKFVLSLSPKKVVELGCGNCLITKIIKENLKKGDIIGIDDWKEGEIEKWTKPVKGKVDIVQNLFPLPFRSSSIDLIYTVLYFYNVPKKERKEKIEEINRVLKDDHYLILVDLDIVRNMRKDFPFKEEYFHQDQGIFISIMRKRGDEK from the coding sequence ATGTCTTCACTTTTTGATAGTATAAATGCATATAATATAAGACCTTTCAAGAGGATGGGAATTACAGTAGATGAGGAACTTTACTATGGTAAATTTGTAAGTAAATTTGTTCTTTCTCTTTCTCCTAAGAAGGTTGTTGAGTTAGGATGTGGAAATTGTTTAATTACGAAAATAATTAAAGAAAATTTAAAGAAAGGTGATATTATTGGAATAGATGATTGGAAAGAAGGAGAAATTGAGAAGTGGACAAAACCGGTCAAAGGTAAGGTTGATATAGTGCAAAACTTGTTTCCATTACCTTTCCGTTCTTCCTCTATCGACTTAATATACACAGTACTTTATTTTTATAACGTTCCTAAGAAGGAGAGAAAAGAGAAGATAGAAGAAATCAACAGAGTCCTAAAAGATGATCACTATCTCATTCTAGTTGATTTAGATATTGTAAGGAATATGAGAAAGGACTTTCCTTTTAAAGAAGAGTACTTCCATCAAGATCAGGGAATCTTTATATCTATTATGAGAAAAAGAGGCGATGAAAAATGA